A single region of the Enterococcus mundtii genome encodes:
- a CDS encoding LPXTG cell wall anchor domain-containing protein, translated as MRIQDGREAIESMDVTIVPDEGLQLELSPASVQGRYSVDEQGAEDKPGAEDKPGASEEGAGSESCENGESGQDDRSDLEATGNLPQTNDTRNTLLSVIGTMLLALVGGIFFWKKRSTEKLEKESDK; from the coding sequence GTGCGTATCCAAGATGGCAGAGAAGCAATAGAAAGTATGGATGTGACGATTGTTCCAGATGAAGGATTGCAGTTAGAATTGAGTCCTGCGAGTGTTCAAGGAAGATACTCAGTGGACGAACAAGGTGCAGAAGATAAACCAGGTGCAGAAGATAAACCAGGTGCTAGCGAAGAGGGTGCTGGAAGTGAAAGCTGTGAAAATGGAGAAAGTGGACAAGATGACAGAAGTGATCTTGAAGCAACAGGCAACTTACCACAAACAAATGACACTCGAAACACACTTCTTTCAGTAATAGGAACTATGTTACTTGCCTTGGTTGGCGGTATCTTCTTCTGGAAAAAACGATCGACTGAAAAGTTGGAAAAAGAGTCCGATAAATAA
- a CDS encoding helix-turn-helix domain-containing protein, translating to MLKILSKKLKRQLKLLEYLFEGDTYRFNDLENLLGCSAKTLRNDLLDIHSYANDIKIQMTREEGVKATILPHVTEDYIYQVIKQESIEYRYLEAILLHKFKNYLELADYLFISESTLRRIVDKINPMLQSYDLKVQALIKLVGNDQVITEMTVQFLMEKYHYFEDAFPASFRLMVTQLAQDFVEENNLQQALISLEPQEEKIFHFWIAARILLLQNDNGVVSVSKKQKKFKYEILSNKRLRLPKSNELINEHLASFIFDQAFIFQLFDRGSLNQKNPILFAIDSFIKEVEEKYGIVCEDKKKIFRKVTILLQQSTVPFSISYQKNSLFFKNSHSEMNKIQLRLWNKLKHYVHTHHILLNDFEEFATTMFTEILLYWPDLIKKFEDNKQVRALVITNSTLKYDAYLLSELDQQLGNHFEFVARNNQTLSQDLINYENFDCIISNITIDKTYNIPIFGISVFPKAREIHNLINFYQELLA from the coding sequence ATGTTGAAGATTTTGTCAAAAAAATTAAAAAGACAATTGAAGTTACTGGAATACTTATTTGAAGGTGATACCTATCGCTTTAACGACTTAGAAAATTTACTTGGTTGTTCAGCCAAAACGTTAAGAAATGACTTGCTTGATATTCATTCTTATGCCAACGATATCAAAATCCAAATGACTCGAGAAGAGGGAGTGAAAGCAACAATTCTACCTCATGTCACGGAAGATTATATCTATCAAGTGATCAAGCAAGAGTCGATTGAATATCGCTACTTGGAAGCTATTTTATTACATAAATTCAAGAATTATCTTGAATTAGCAGACTATTTATTTATTTCTGAAAGTACCTTGCGGCGAATCGTCGATAAAATCAATCCAATGTTACAGAGTTATGATCTGAAAGTACAAGCACTGATCAAACTTGTTGGAAACGATCAAGTCATTACTGAAATGACCGTTCAGTTCTTAATGGAAAAATATCATTATTTTGAAGATGCATTTCCTGCATCCTTTCGGTTGATGGTGACTCAACTTGCGCAGGATTTTGTTGAAGAAAACAACTTGCAACAAGCACTGATTAGTTTGGAACCGCAAGAAGAAAAAATATTTCATTTTTGGATTGCTGCTCGGATATTATTGCTACAAAATGATAATGGGGTAGTTTCGGTTAGTAAAAAACAAAAAAAATTCAAGTACGAAATACTATCAAATAAACGTTTGCGTCTACCAAAGAGCAACGAATTGATTAATGAACACTTGGCAAGTTTTATATTCGATCAAGCATTTATTTTTCAATTATTCGACAGAGGTTCTTTGAATCAAAAAAATCCAATTCTATTTGCAATTGATAGTTTTATCAAAGAAGTGGAAGAAAAATATGGAATTGTGTGCGAAGATAAAAAAAAGATCTTTCGTAAAGTAACTATTTTATTACAACAAAGCACGGTGCCTTTCTCTATAAGTTATCAAAAAAATTCTCTTTTTTTTAAAAATAGTCACTCAGAAATGAATAAAATCCAGCTTCGATTATGGAATAAGTTAAAACATTATGTACATACACATCATATCCTACTAAATGATTTCGAAGAATTTGCGACAACTATGTTTACAGAAATATTATTGTATTGGCCAGATTTAATAAAAAAATTCGAAGATAATAAGCAAGTTCGCGCGTTAGTCATCACCAACTCTACACTAAAATATGACGCCTATTTACTCAGTGAATTAGACCAACAATTGGGTAATCATTTTGAATTTGTTGCTAGAAATAATCAAACCTTGTCCCAAGATTTAATCAATTATGAAAATTTTGATTGTATTATTTCAAATATTACGATTGATAAAACCTATAATATCCCTATATTCGGTATATCCGTCTTTCCAAAAGCGAGAGAGATCCATAATCTGATCAACTTTTATCAAGAATTACTGGCTTGA